One Yimella lutea DNA window includes the following coding sequences:
- a CDS encoding long-chain-fatty-acid--CoA ligase, with amino-acid sequence MTNLACNLQNTAAQHPDNVALRMGEHSMTYAQLADAAGRVANLLKDKGIQPGDRVAISLPNVFDFPVILYGALQAGAVVIPMNPLFRPREVEYYLSDSGAKLMFGMPGDAAAGAEEAGVPFIEVPLPAGIGESIKQYEPSTEFVDRDDSDTAVILYTSGTTGRPKGAELTHFSLNKNQEVVARTLMAITEDDVIAGCLPLFHVFGLTCGLNTSVATGATLAMVPRFEPGAVLEMLDKAGVTIFQGVPTMYQALLAATADREVNFPKLRVCASGGSAMPVEVMKKFEQKFGCVVLEGYGLSETSPVASFNHPNAERKAGSIGTPLEGVEMRLAEPDGSDTAKGEIGEIAIRGHLLMKGYWKRPDATAEAIRDGWFFSGDLAQMDDDGYFFIVDRSKDMIIRGGYNVYPREVEEVLYEHPDVAEAAVIGVPHEHYGEEVIAYVVRTGDSQLTEQEIQDFAKERLAAYKYPREVRFIGELPKGATGKILKRELRDSSEG; translated from the coding sequence ATGACCAATCTCGCCTGCAATCTGCAGAACACCGCCGCCCAGCACCCCGACAACGTCGCACTGCGGATGGGCGAGCACTCGATGACCTACGCCCAGCTGGCCGACGCGGCCGGACGCGTGGCGAACCTGTTGAAGGACAAGGGGATCCAGCCGGGCGATCGGGTTGCCATTTCGCTGCCGAACGTCTTCGACTTCCCGGTCATCCTCTACGGTGCGCTCCAGGCCGGCGCCGTGGTCATCCCGATGAACCCGCTGTTCCGTCCGCGCGAGGTGGAGTACTACCTGTCCGACTCCGGCGCCAAGCTGATGTTCGGCATGCCGGGCGACGCCGCCGCAGGGGCCGAGGAGGCCGGTGTCCCGTTCATCGAGGTGCCGTTGCCCGCCGGCATCGGTGAGTCGATCAAGCAGTACGAGCCGAGCACCGAGTTCGTCGACCGCGACGACAGCGACACCGCCGTCATCCTCTACACCTCCGGCACCACCGGTCGTCCGAAGGGCGCCGAGCTGACCCACTTCTCGCTGAACAAGAACCAGGAGGTCGTCGCCCGCACGCTGATGGCGATCACCGAGGACGACGTGATCGCCGGCTGCCTGCCCTTGTTCCACGTCTTCGGCCTGACCTGTGGCCTCAACACCTCCGTCGCCACCGGCGCGACGCTGGCCATGGTCCCTCGTTTCGAGCCCGGCGCGGTGCTGGAGATGCTCGACAAGGCCGGCGTCACGATCTTCCAGGGCGTGCCGACGATGTACCAGGCGTTGCTGGCTGCGACCGCCGACCGGGAGGTCAACTTCCCCAAGCTGCGGGTCTGCGCCAGCGGCGGATCGGCGATGCCGGTCGAGGTGATGAAGAAGTTCGAGCAGAAGTTCGGCTGCGTCGTGCTCGAGGGTTACGGCCTGTCCGAGACCTCGCCCGTCGCGTCGTTCAACCACCCGAACGCCGAGCGCAAGGCCGGCTCGATCGGCACCCCGCTCGAGGGCGTCGAGATGCGCCTGGCCGAGCCGGACGGTTCGGACACCGCCAAGGGCGAGATCGGCGAGATCGCGATCCGTGGCCACCTGTTGATGAAGGGCTACTGGAAGCGTCCGGACGCCACTGCCGAGGCGATCCGCGACGGCTGGTTCTTCTCCGGCGACCTGGCGCAGATGGACGACGACGGTTACTTCTTCATCGTCGACCGCAGCAAGGACATGATCATCCGCGGCGGGTACAACGTGTACCCGCGCGAGGTCGAGGAAGTGCTGTACGAGCACCCGGACGTCGCCGAGGCCGCCGTCATCGGCGTCCCGCACGAGCACTACGGCGAGGAAGTGATCGCCTACGTCGTCCGTACCGGCGACTCGCAGCTGACCGAGCAGGAGATCCAGGACTTCGCCAAGGAGCGCCTGGCCGCCTACAAGTACCCGCGCGAGGTGCGGTTCATCGGCGAGCTGCCCAAGGGAGCGACCGGCAAGATCCTGAAGCGTGAACTGCGGGATTCCTCAGAGGGCTGA
- a CDS encoding MarR family winged helix-turn-helix transcriptional regulator, translating into MSDIPADDLGAQLLSAVAKLNRWATKHSELPIPTGQARLLSLVEAHDNARVGELAAADHCSQPTMTAQVKRLEQQGLLVRASDEDDARASLISLTDAGRRVLDEARRARSATITPVLAGLSEQDREVLVRANELLRQIASERP; encoded by the coding sequence ATGAGCGACATACCCGCGGACGACCTCGGTGCTCAGTTGTTGTCGGCGGTGGCCAAACTCAACCGCTGGGCGACCAAGCATTCGGAGTTGCCGATCCCGACCGGTCAGGCACGTCTGTTGAGCTTGGTCGAGGCGCACGACAACGCCCGGGTGGGTGAGCTCGCCGCGGCCGACCACTGCAGTCAGCCGACGATGACCGCTCAGGTGAAAAGGCTTGAGCAACAAGGGTTGTTGGTCCGTGCGAGCGACGAGGACGACGCCCGCGCGAGCCTGATCTCGCTGACGGACGCCGGACGCCGGGTGCTCGACGAAGCGCGGCGGGCGCGGTCGGCGACGATCACTCCGGTACTCGCCGGACTGTCCGAGCAGGATCGCGAAGTGCTGGTGCGGGCGAACGAGTTGTTGCGACAGATCGCGTCCGAGCGTCCCTGA
- the pucL gene encoding factor-independent urate hydroxylase, producing the protein MAISLGSNQYGKAENRVMRVYRDTDRHSIRDLNVSTSLRGDFTAAHLEGNQGDVLPTDTQKNTSFAFAKEVGIESPEAYGVALGKHFLTAAAKATGSQIRIEEYAWDRIQVDGQGHDHSFVRRGTETRTAIITVEGRDADQKVWVVSGLEDLIVLKSTGSEFKGFLKDKYTTLEEADDRIMATSLTARWRFNTIDGVNFDEVYDDVKKLCLAAFATTYSRALQETLYAMGRDVLEAHPEIDEIKFSAPNKHHFLYDLDRFGLENNGEVFIAADRPYGLIEATVLRDGAGEPGEAWTAVPSFI; encoded by the coding sequence ATGGCGATCTCGCTCGGAAGCAACCAGTACGGCAAGGCGGAGAACCGTGTGATGCGGGTCTACCGCGACACCGACCGTCACTCGATCCGTGACCTCAATGTCTCGACCTCGCTGCGTGGCGACTTCACCGCCGCCCACCTCGAGGGCAACCAGGGCGACGTCCTGCCGACCGACACCCAGAAGAACACGTCCTTCGCGTTCGCCAAGGAGGTCGGCATCGAGTCGCCGGAGGCCTACGGCGTCGCGCTCGGCAAGCACTTCCTGACCGCCGCTGCGAAGGCGACCGGATCGCAGATCCGCATCGAGGAGTACGCCTGGGACCGCATCCAGGTCGACGGCCAGGGTCACGACCACTCGTTCGTGCGCCGCGGCACCGAGACCCGCACCGCGATCATCACGGTCGAAGGTCGCGACGCCGACCAGAAGGTGTGGGTCGTCTCCGGCCTGGAGGACCTCATCGTCCTGAAGTCGACCGGCTCGGAGTTCAAGGGCTTCCTCAAGGACAAGTACACGACGCTCGAGGAGGCCGACGACCGCATCATGGCGACCAGCCTCACCGCGCGCTGGCGCTTCAACACGATCGACGGCGTGAACTTCGACGAGGTCTACGATGACGTCAAGAAGCTCTGCCTGGCCGCGTTCGCGACCACGTACAGCCGCGCGCTGCAGGAGACCCTCTACGCGATGGGCCGCGACGTGCTCGAGGCGCACCCTGAGATCGACGAGATCAAGTTCTCCGCGCCCAACAAGCACCACTTCCTCTACGACCTCGACCGGTTCGGCCTTGAGAACAACGGCGAGGTCTTCATTGCCGCCGACCGCCCGTACGGCCTCATCGAAGCGACCGTCCTCCGCGACGGTGCCGGCGAGCCCGGCGAGGCGTGGACCGCGGTTCCGTCGTTCATCTGA
- a CDS encoding App1 family protein produces the protein MGSMHPAARAEDAFNSVLGTLLSRRGFVTRVLAYSGYASSTQARVMGRIVLSRVDAADQPIDPMYASVRRGIRVFMAAPQSRQPVQVRLGDAVVDTHSDRGGYFDITLQGHGLEPGWHHARVRCGTVESTAPVQVIGDDIRFGIISDIDDTCVVTSLPRPMLAAYNTFVLPETARRVVPGMSALYRSLLAHNPGSPMLYLSTGAWNTQPIINRFLQRHGFPTGALLMTDWGATETAVFRSGREHKRSQLRRLAVEFPNIQWLLVGDDGQHDPEIYDEFAAEMPDNVRAIAIRQLTVTQQMLSHGHPLSRDDGRASPTFKVEGGDGYALFQELSCLRTLDTGVSHA, from the coding sequence ATGGGTTCGATGCACCCCGCCGCCCGCGCCGAGGACGCGTTCAACAGTGTGCTGGGCACGTTGCTGTCGCGACGTGGATTCGTCACGCGCGTGTTGGCCTATTCCGGCTATGCCAGCAGCACCCAGGCGCGGGTCATGGGACGCATCGTGCTCTCACGCGTCGACGCCGCCGACCAACCGATCGACCCGATGTACGCCAGTGTGCGGCGCGGCATCCGGGTCTTCATGGCCGCCCCGCAATCCCGGCAGCCGGTACAGGTGCGACTCGGAGATGCGGTCGTGGACACCCACTCCGATCGCGGTGGCTACTTCGACATCACTCTGCAGGGCCACGGACTCGAGCCGGGTTGGCACCACGCCCGGGTGCGCTGCGGAACGGTCGAGAGCACTGCCCCGGTGCAGGTGATCGGCGACGACATCCGGTTCGGGATCATCAGCGACATCGACGACACCTGCGTCGTCACCTCGCTCCCGCGTCCGATGCTCGCCGCGTACAACACGTTCGTGCTGCCGGAGACGGCCCGCCGAGTCGTGCCCGGGATGTCGGCGCTGTATCGGTCGCTGCTCGCGCACAATCCCGGATCGCCGATGTTGTACCTGTCGACCGGAGCCTGGAACACCCAGCCCATCATCAATCGCTTCCTGCAACGCCACGGGTTCCCGACCGGCGCGTTGCTGATGACCGACTGGGGTGCCACCGAGACCGCCGTCTTCCGCAGCGGACGCGAACACAAGCGTTCCCAATTGCGCCGACTGGCAGTCGAATTCCCGAACATCCAGTGGCTGCTGGTGGGCGACGACGGGCAGCACGATCCGGAGATCTACGACGAGTTCGCCGCCGAGATGCCCGACAACGTCCGGGCGATCGCGATCCGACAGTTGACCGTCACCCAGCAGATGCTGTCGCACGGTCACCCACTGTCGCGTGACGACGGACGCGCGTCGCCGACCTTCAAGGTCGAGGGCGGCGACGGGTACGCCCTCTTCCAGGAACTCTCCTGCCTGCGCACCCTCGACACCGGCGTCTCCCATGCCTGA
- a CDS encoding Fpg/Nei family DNA glycosylase, with amino-acid sequence MPELPEVESLVRFLRSRVEGVAVADVELASFSVLKTYSPAPQALCGLFVTDVRRFGKWIDLDVDGIHLVFHLSRAGWLRWYEKAPATRLRPGGKSPVALRVSFEDGSAFDLTEQGTQKRLAAYIVKDPTTEVPQIASLGPDALSEEFTLEVFAQLLAAKKGQIKGVLRDQSVIAGVGNAYSDEVLHVAKLSPYAKADSLDPEAVSRLYNAMRDTLNGAIEASAGKPAAELKDAKRSGMRVHGRAGEKCPECGDVVREVSFADRSMQYCATCQTGGKTLADRRMSRLLK; translated from the coding sequence ATGCCTGAGTTGCCCGAGGTCGAGTCCCTCGTGCGCTTCCTGCGCTCGCGGGTCGAAGGCGTCGCGGTGGCCGACGTCGAGCTCGCCTCGTTCAGCGTGCTCAAGACCTATTCGCCTGCGCCGCAGGCACTCTGCGGACTTTTCGTCACCGACGTGCGACGGTTCGGCAAGTGGATCGACCTCGACGTCGACGGCATCCACCTCGTCTTCCACCTGTCCCGCGCGGGCTGGTTGCGTTGGTATGAGAAGGCACCGGCCACCCGGCTACGTCCGGGCGGCAAGTCCCCGGTGGCGCTGCGAGTCTCGTTCGAGGACGGCTCGGCGTTCGACCTGACCGAGCAGGGCACGCAGAAGCGTCTGGCCGCGTACATCGTCAAGGACCCCACCACCGAGGTGCCGCAGATCGCCTCCCTCGGGCCGGACGCGTTGTCCGAGGAGTTCACGCTCGAGGTGTTCGCGCAGTTGCTCGCCGCAAAGAAGGGGCAGATCAAGGGCGTGCTGCGCGACCAGTCGGTGATCGCCGGCGTCGGCAACGCCTACTCGGACGAGGTGCTGCACGTCGCGAAACTGTCGCCGTACGCGAAGGCGGATTCCCTTGATCCTGAAGCGGTTTCGCGGCTCTACAATGCGATGCGGGATACCCTCAACGGCGCGATCGAAGCCTCCGCAGGCAAGCCCGCCGCCGAACTCAAGGACGCCAAGCGCTCCGGGATGCGGGTGCACGGACGCGCCGGCGAGAAGTGCCCGGAGTGCGGCGACGTGGTGCGCGAGGTGTCCTTCGCGGACCGCTCGATGCAGTACTGCGCGACCTGCCAGACCGGCGGCAAGACGCTCGCCGACCGGCGCATGTCCCGCCTGCTCAAGTGA
- a CDS encoding rhodanese-like domain-containing protein, translating into MSEELQPKDIADDAIILDVREQDEWDAGHAPNSVHIPLGEIPERLGDLPEGEPLPVVCRSGNRSSRAVQWLEAQGFEVANVAGGMKQWEFDGKPVVTQHNVEPTVI; encoded by the coding sequence ATGAGCGAAGAACTGCAGCCGAAGGACATCGCCGACGACGCGATCATTCTCGACGTCCGCGAGCAGGACGAATGGGACGCGGGCCACGCCCCCAACTCGGTACACATTCCGCTCGGGGAGATTCCGGAGCGCCTGGGTGACCTGCCCGAGGGCGAGCCGCTGCCCGTGGTCTGCCGTTCGGGCAACCGGTCGAGCCGCGCCGTTCAGTGGCTGGAGGCGCAGGGCTTCGAGGTCGCGAACGTCGCCGGCGGGATGAAGCAGTGGGAGTTCGACGGCAAGCCCGTCGTCACCCAGCACAACGTGGAACCCACCGTCATCTGA
- the pdxY gene encoding pyridoxal kinase PdxY → MKILSIQSSVAYGYAGNSSAVFPLQRLGHEVWPVYTVHFSNHTGYGEWRGPVFEPETVRDVITGIEERGVLPECDAVLSGYMGADPIGTVILDAVARVKAANPKAIYCADPVMGDVGRGFFVRPGIPEFMRDKVVPAADVITPNQWELQYLTGEREIHSVAELLDAARSIRDRGPETVLVTSVQTDETPADSVQLAVVNGDGAWIVTTPLLPMYVVGAGDATTAIFLAHLLTEPAEQALAATADSVFGVMETTHTAATREIQIVGAQELIAHPTGRFEVTRLD, encoded by the coding sequence ATGAAGATCCTGTCGATCCAGAGCTCGGTCGCCTACGGCTACGCCGGTAACTCCTCCGCCGTCTTCCCGTTGCAGCGCCTGGGGCACGAGGTCTGGCCGGTCTACACCGTGCACTTCTCCAACCACACCGGTTACGGCGAGTGGCGGGGACCGGTCTTCGAACCCGAGACCGTGCGTGACGTGATCACCGGCATCGAGGAGCGCGGCGTCCTGCCCGAATGCGACGCCGTGTTGTCGGGCTACATGGGCGCCGACCCGATCGGCACCGTGATTCTGGACGCCGTCGCACGGGTGAAGGCGGCGAACCCGAAGGCGATCTACTGCGCCGACCCGGTCATGGGCGACGTCGGACGCGGGTTCTTCGTGCGTCCGGGGATCCCCGAGTTCATGCGTGACAAGGTCGTGCCGGCCGCCGACGTGATCACCCCGAACCAGTGGGAGTTGCAGTACCTCACCGGTGAGCGCGAGATCCACTCCGTCGCCGAACTGCTGGACGCCGCGCGCTCCATCCGTGATCGCGGACCGGAGACCGTGCTGGTCACCTCGGTGCAGACCGACGAGACCCCGGCCGACTCCGTCCAGCTGGCCGTCGTCAACGGGGACGGCGCCTGGATCGTCACCACCCCGTTGCTGCCGATGTACGTGGTCGGTGCCGGTGACGCGACCACTGCGATCTTCCTGGCGCACCTGCTCACCGAACCCGCCGAGCAGGCGCTCGCCGCGACCGCCGACTCCGTGTTCGGCGTCATGGAGACCACCCACACCGCGGCCACGCGTGAGATCCAGATCGTCGGCGCTCAGGAACTCATCGCCCACCCGACGGGGCGGTTCGAGGTCACCCGGCTCGACTGA
- a CDS encoding GNAT family N-acetyltransferase, protein MTTIHTARLTLRPITDADVADERIIGWHTDPAGSELMSEAPRTRDDAVEALQTWREGWDADGISYWIAEHEGTPVGIGGARAMNYQSHPHLNLYYRLDPQSWRRGFGSEIACAATAYAQEFYTDGPVITRIAPANEPSLRIAERAGMEDLGPFRMPQDPEHLPDNLLFESPTARLGIGEAYDEVLDLWCRVNADGGAVGWEGAAPRDEVATVLDRHLSAEASTLLRLHAPNEETWNDPSQVGPLLGFGFIQRATWFSTAHRATLYRVMTDPQERGRNLGRILMGALHGQARRDGVETCEISYRGGTGLEKFYEQLGYVETGRLPGGLRFSWGEVDDVAMARRL, encoded by the coding sequence GTGACCACGATCCACACCGCCCGCCTCACCCTGCGGCCGATCACCGACGCCGATGTCGCCGACGAACGGATCATCGGCTGGCACACCGACCCGGCCGGGTCCGAGCTCATGTCGGAGGCGCCGCGCACCCGTGACGACGCGGTCGAGGCACTGCAGACCTGGCGGGAGGGGTGGGACGCCGACGGCATCAGCTACTGGATCGCCGAGCACGAGGGCACGCCGGTCGGCATCGGCGGGGCGCGCGCGATGAACTACCAGAGCCACCCGCACCTCAACCTCTACTACCGGCTCGACCCGCAGTCGTGGCGCCGCGGCTTCGGCAGCGAGATTGCCTGTGCGGCAACGGCATACGCGCAGGAGTTCTACACCGACGGACCGGTCATCACCCGCATCGCACCGGCCAACGAGCCGTCACTGCGCATCGCCGAGCGCGCCGGAATGGAAGACCTCGGCCCGTTCCGGATGCCCCAAGACCCGGAGCACCTTCCCGACAACCTGCTCTTCGAGTCGCCCACCGCGCGGCTCGGCATCGGCGAGGCCTACGACGAGGTGCTCGACCTGTGGTGCCGGGTGAACGCGGACGGTGGTGCGGTCGGCTGGGAGGGTGCCGCACCCCGCGACGAGGTGGCGACGGTGCTCGACCGCCACCTGTCCGCCGAAGCAAGCACCCTTCTGCGCCTGCACGCGCCGAACGAGGAGACCTGGAACGACCCGTCCCAGGTCGGCCCGCTGCTCGGGTTCGGCTTCATCCAGCGCGCGACGTGGTTCTCGACCGCGCACCGCGCCACCCTCTACCGCGTGATGACGGACCCGCAGGAGCGCGGGCGCAATCTCGGACGCATCCTGATGGGCGCCCTGCACGGGCAGGCACGCCGGGACGGCGTCGAGACCTGCGAGATCAGCTACCGCGGGGGCACCGGACTGGAGAAGTTCTACGAACAACTGGGCTACGTCGAGACCGGGCGCCTGCCGGGAGGTCTGCGGTTCAGCTGGGGCGAGGTCGACGACGTGGCGATGGCTCGACGCCTCTGA
- a CDS encoding esterase/lipase family protein has translation MSKRMLSVSAAVAATLALSITLPQQAEAASDPVGPTQLSFPAALAWSAFSPNAVAPGMNDWDCKPSAAHPRPVVLVHGTWANRYASFALLSPELKRAGYCVFGLNYGDENDSIAGKLPGVYATAAIKPSGAEISQFVDQVLGSTGAAQVDMVGWSQGGIAARSYLQFYGGANASNPAANKVKNLIQYGATNHGTTLSGLATLADQLGILNLTPAALGQAAVDQTIDSPFQQQLNANGDTVPGVNYTVIGTKYDEVSTPYTRTFLTAGPGATVNNITLQDGCAVDLSDHLSMIYSWRLIGLTKKALNPAGNVYVPCVPRLPVV, from the coding sequence ATGTCCAAGCGCATGCTGTCCGTGAGCGCCGCCGTGGCCGCCACCCTCGCTCTCTCGATCACCCTTCCGCAGCAGGCCGAGGCCGCGTCCGACCCGGTCGGACCGACCCAGCTGTCTTTCCCCGCTGCCCTCGCATGGTCGGCCTTCTCCCCCAACGCCGTAGCACCCGGCATGAACGACTGGGACTGCAAGCCCAGCGCCGCACACCCGCGTCCGGTGGTGCTGGTGCACGGCACCTGGGCGAACCGCTACGCCTCGTTCGCGCTTCTGTCGCCCGAACTCAAGCGCGCCGGCTACTGCGTGTTCGGCCTCAACTACGGCGACGAGAACGACTCGATCGCCGGCAAACTGCCCGGCGTCTACGCAACTGCCGCGATCAAGCCGTCCGGCGCCGAGATCTCGCAGTTCGTCGACCAGGTGCTCGGCAGCACGGGTGCGGCGCAAGTCGACATGGTCGGCTGGTCGCAGGGTGGCATCGCGGCCCGCTCTTACCTGCAGTTCTACGGCGGCGCCAACGCCTCGAATCCCGCCGCCAACAAGGTGAAGAACCTCATCCAGTACGGCGCGACCAACCACGGCACCACCCTCAGTGGTCTGGCGACGCTCGCCGATCAGCTCGGGATCCTCAACCTCACGCCGGCCGCACTTGGCCAGGCCGCCGTCGACCAGACCATCGACTCGCCGTTCCAGCAGCAGCTCAACGCCAACGGCGACACCGTGCCCGGCGTCAACTACACGGTGATCGGCACGAAGTACGACGAGGTCAGCACGCCGTACACCCGCACCTTCCTCACCGCCGGACCTGGCGCGACGGTCAACAACATCACCCTGCAGGACGGCTGCGCGGTCGACCTCAGCGACCACCTGTCGATGATCTACTCGTGGCGCCTGATCGGCCTCACAAAGAAAGCGCTCAACCCGGCCGGCAACGTCTACGTGCCCTGCGTGCCGCGCCTGCCCGTCGTCTGA
- a CDS encoding ATP-binding protein, whose translation MDPIRNPYAPGAGQRPPELAGRDEQLDQFKVVLQRIARGRPERSIVLTGLRGVGKTVLLNALRSEAVRAKWGTGKFEARPDQRLRRPISSALHQAVRELGHPQSEDVDHVLGVIKAFAQRDAAPNAKLRDKWSPGIDAPAVSGRADSGDIEIDLVELLSDAGGLAADMGRGIGIFIDEMQDLHPEDVSALCAACHEISQSGLPVIVVGAGLPHLPAVLSASKSYSERLFRYARIDRLPREAADRALQGPAQDEDAEFEQGALDAMYEVTGGYPYFIQAYGQVVWELAPKSPITASDVAVAAPQAEADLAVGFFGSRYERATPGEREYLRAMAEAGGRLPDSEKDEVGSVLTSDVADVLGRKPQSLSPARDALLKKGLVYSNERGRVAFTVPHFGKYLRSVS comes from the coding sequence ATGGACCCGATCCGTAACCCGTACGCGCCCGGCGCCGGCCAACGTCCGCCCGAGCTCGCCGGTCGTGACGAGCAACTCGACCAGTTCAAGGTGGTGCTCCAGCGCATCGCGCGCGGTCGTCCGGAGCGGTCGATCGTGCTCACCGGACTGCGCGGTGTCGGAAAAACGGTGTTGCTCAACGCACTTCGCTCCGAGGCGGTGCGGGCGAAGTGGGGCACCGGCAAGTTCGAGGCTCGGCCCGACCAACGGCTGCGCCGACCGATTTCGAGTGCGCTGCACCAGGCGGTGCGCGAGCTCGGCCACCCACAGAGCGAAGACGTCGACCACGTCCTGGGCGTCATCAAGGCCTTCGCCCAGCGCGACGCGGCACCCAACGCGAAGCTGCGGGACAAGTGGAGCCCGGGCATCGACGCGCCGGCCGTGAGTGGGCGCGCCGACTCCGGCGATATCGAGATCGATCTGGTCGAACTGCTCTCGGACGCAGGCGGATTGGCTGCCGACATGGGACGCGGTATTGGCATCTTCATCGACGAGATGCAGGACCTGCACCCCGAGGACGTCTCTGCATTGTGCGCGGCGTGCCACGAGATCAGCCAGTCCGGTCTGCCGGTCATCGTCGTCGGCGCCGGCCTGCCGCACCTGCCGGCCGTGCTGTCGGCGTCCAAGTCTTACTCCGAGCGGTTGTTCCGTTACGCACGGATCGATCGCCTTCCCCGCGAGGCGGCCGACCGTGCACTCCAGGGTCCGGCGCAGGACGAGGACGCCGAGTTCGAGCAGGGCGCTCTCGATGCGATGTACGAGGTGACCGGCGGCTACCCGTACTTCATCCAGGCGTACGGCCAGGTGGTGTGGGAGTTGGCCCCCAAGTCGCCGATCACTGCGTCCGATGTGGCCGTCGCTGCCCCACAGGCCGAGGCCGACCTCGCTGTCGGATTCTTCGGTTCACGCTACGAACGTGCGACGCCGGGGGAGCGGGAGTACCTACGCGCGATGGCGGAGGCCGGCGGCCGGCTGCCCGATTCGGAGAAGGACGAGGTCGGCTCGGTGCTCACGTCCGATGTCGCCGACGTCCTCGGCCGCAAACCCCAGTCCCTATCTCCCGCACGGGATGCGCTGTTGAAGAAGGGGCTCGTCTACTCCAACGAACGCGGACGTGTCGCGTTCACCGTCCCGCACTTCGGCAAGTACCTGCGCAGCGTGAGCTGA